CTGGAACCAGAGTGCTGATTGGTGAGCAGGGCGGCGTAGGTGACGGATATCCCCTTTCTTTTGAAAAGCTGACTTGTGTATTAGGTTTCTACACCGTAAAAGATTGGCATGAAGCTTGTGAGTTGAGCATCGCATTGCTGCAAAACGGCATCGGTCACACCATGAGCTTACACACAGAAGATCGAGATGTTGTGATGAAGTTTGCAGCTAAGCCAGCTTCTAGAATTCTGGTAAACACCGGCGGAAGCATGGGTGGAACAGGTGCCAGCACAGGACTGATGCCAGCCTTCACCTTGGGCTGCGGAACATGGGGCGGAAGTGCTACTTCTGAAAACGTAACACCGTTGCACCTAGTAAACATCAAGCGAGTGGCATATGGCCTAAAGGACTGCGCAACTCTGGCAGCAGATGATGCAACCTTCAACCACCCAGAAATCACTGGAAGCTGCGGCGGAAGTTCCGTATCTCCAGCTGCATGCGGTGGCTGCGGCGGAAGCACAGGCGCATTCAGCCCGGCTCAGTATGCAGCTATGGGCGCGGCTCTCAATGCTGGCGCTTGTCTGGATACACCGAGCGGAGTTCCTCAGGAACGAGAAATCACTCAGGATGATTTGATGGATTTAGTAAACCACTTAGTAAATGCGATGAAAGGAGAGTAAGATGGATAAAAGTGAAGCTGTATTAAAACTTTTACTGGAAGCTGTACAAAGCAGTATCGCCGGACAGGCGCAGCAGGAAAGCAATGAGATTCCGGTAGGGGTTTCAAACAGGCACATCCACCTTTCTCAGTCCGATTTAAACAGCTTGTTTGGCGAAGGCTGCCAGTTGACCAAGATGAAGGAGCTGTCTCAGCCAGGGCAATATGCCTGCAAGGAGACGGTGACCATTTGCGGTCCAAAGGGAGCGATTGAAAAGGTCCGGGTATTAGGACCGGTAAGAAGCAAGACCCAGGTAGAAGTGCTGACAGGAGACTGCTTTAAGCTGGGCGTACCCGCTCAGGCCAGGCTGTCAGGTGAACTGACCGGTACGCCGGGAATCACTATCATCGGGCCGAAGGGTTCTGTGCAGACCACAGAGGGCTTAATTGTTGCGCAGAGGCACATTCACATGACACCGGCAGACGCTCAGCGTTTTGGTGTAGCAGATGGGCAGACGGTGAGCATCAAGGCAGGAGGACCAAAGGGCGGTATCTACAGCAATGTAGCGGTACGGGCCAATGATGCGTCCGCCCTGGAATGTCACTTAGATACGGAAGAAGCCAATGCCATGGGCCTTGGTTCATCCGCAAAGATTACTATTGTAAAATAATACGATTCATAGATTAAATCTGATCAAACAAGTTTGATCACTGCGGCGTTGCCGTAAGGAAAATAGTAGTGAATAAATCACAAATCAACAATGCTTTTCATTTGTGATTTAGATAATTTATTAATTATTAAAAATGAAATGAATTTTTAGGAGGATTTAAAAATGAAATATGATGCATTAGGAATGATTGAAACAAAGGGTTTAGTAGGTTCTATCGAAGCAGCAGATGCGATGGTAAAGGCAGCAAACGTAACGCTGATCGGTAAGGAATTCGTAGGCGGCGGACTGGTAACTGTTATGGTAAGAGGAGACGTAGGAGCTGTTAAGGCTGCTACAGATGCCGGTGCAGCAGCAGCGCAGAGAGTTGGCGAGTTGATTTCAGTACATGTAATCCCTAGACCACATGCTGAAGTGGAGACAATTCTGCCAGCAGTAAAAGAAAAATAAGGACAGCTGGACATACGTCAGCAAAAGGAAAAGACAGCCCATCCGGGCTGTCTTTTTGTGTGGTTGTGAGCTGTTACTCATTATGGTAGAATAATAACCAGAAAATTATGGATGGAAGGTTTTTACTTAGGGGGATAAAAAATGAGGATAAGTGCAGTAAATGATTTTAATGTAGTCCGGCCGCAGGTACAAGATACAAAGGCAATTTCTTTTGATTCTTTTGAAAGCATTTTATATGATCAAGGGCATAAATCATCCGTTGAAGAAATGTTTAGCAATATATTTCCTACATATAATGTATCCTGTAAAATCGGAAATTGCGATGTATCAAGCGCTGACTGGCAAAGAAATGACTTTCCTTCCTGGAGATTTTTCGATGACAAGACAAAAGCGGAGGAACTCAATAGTTGGAAATCTTCAGGGACTGACACTTCTTTTTCGGACAAAAGTATACTAAATGCTTGGAATCGGACAGATAATAGAAAGATGGTTATTATAATACCAGATGAATTAGCTGCAAAAATGCAATCAAATCCAAGTTACGCTAAGCAAGTTTTAGATAAGGTGTATTCTTGGCAAATAAACCATGCGGCCTTAGAACAGTCCTTGTCCGAAGGATATGGGTATGATGGTCCATTATCTAATTTTGAAGATAGCTATTTATTAAAACTAGATAAAGAAGGAAACGTATCGGATTATGTTGTAACTGGACCGGGCTATGATAGTTCTTTCAAAACAGAAGAGCGATCCCCGTCTGCGGATAATCCGATTTTAAAAACGAAGAAGAGGATAAACCCAGAATCAGAGCCTGTTAAGAGCCAGGCGATTCTTGGGGAAAACATCTCAGAGAGGCGATTATATGACTATCCTTCTGCGGTAGGCATATTAGCAGCAGCTTGGTTGCGTAAAAAACAAATATAGGGATATAATAGATATGCAGGCAAGTTTCGTCAATGAATACGATGTTAAATCTGCTGATATAAAAAATTTGTAAAATTTGAGAAAAATATTGACAAGATTGATGAAATTTGCTATCATGTAATAACTGTCTCACAAAACAGTTTATACTAAAGTTTAGATTGTTTGAACAAATTTGAAAAAAGATATTGACAAATTTGTAAAGAGATGGTATACTTGAAAAGTTCCGTTAATGCGGGACATGAACCTTGAAAACTTCATAGTGTAAAAGAATTAGTCAAGAGAATATTAAGTTATTCTCCAAACTAAGTACAATCAATCAGCATGATTGGTAAGATAACCAAACTTGTTTTGGAAGTCAACGTACAATTTCTTAAAAACAATAATTCTAGGATTTACGGAAACGTGAAGAATAGAACAAGCAAACGCAAATGTGTTTAGCTTGAGTCGAAAGACAAACTTGATTTGAATCAGAGCAATCTGACTTAAATACCATTTACAAAGAGTTTGATCCTGGCTCAGGATGAACGCTGGCGGCGTGCCTAACACATGCAAGTCGAGCGAGAAATTTACAAACAAATCTTCGGAAGAGTGCGTAAATGGAAAGCGGCGGACGGGTGAGTAACGCGTAGGCAACCTGCCTCATGCAGAGGGATAGCCTCGGGAAACCGGGATTAAAACCTCATGATGCAAGGGAAACACATGTTTTTCTTGTCAAAGATTTATCGGCATGAGATGGGCCTGCGTCTGATTAGCTAGTTGGTAGGGTAACGGCCTACCAAGGCAACGATCAGTAGCCGACCTGAGAGGGTAATCGGCCACATTGGAACTGAGACACGGTCCAAACTCCTACGGGAGGCAGCAGTGGGGAATATTGCACAATGGGCGAAAGCCTGATGCAGCAACGCCGCGTGAGCGAAGAAGGCCTTTGGGTCGTAAAGCTCTGTCCTTGGGGAAGAAACAAATGACGGTACCCAAGGAGGAAGCCCCGGCTAACTACGTGCCAGCAGCCGCGGTAATACGTAGGGGGCGAGCGTTATCCGGAATTATTGGGCGTAAAGAGTGCGTAGGTGGTCTTGTAAGCGTGGGGTGAAAGGCAGTGGCTTAACCATTGTAAGCCCTGCGAACTGTGAGACTTGAGTGCAGGAGAGGAAAGCGGAATTCCTAGTGTAGCGGTGAAATGCGTAGATATTAGGAGGAACACCAGTGGCGAAGGCGGCTTTCTGGACTGTAACTGACACTGAGGCACGAAAGCGTGGGGAGCAAACAGGATTAGATACCCTGGTAGTCCACGCCGTAAACGATGAGCACTAGGTGTCGGGGTCGCAAGACTTCGGTGCCGCAGTTAACGCATTAAGTGCTCCGCCTGGGGAGTACGCACGCAAGTGTGAAACTCAAAGGAATTGACGGGGACCCGCACAAGCAGCGGAGCATGTGGTTTAATTCGAAGCAACGCGAAGAACCTTACCAGGACTTGACATCCCTCTGACAGTCCCTTAACCGGGATCTTCCTTCGGGACAGAGGAGACAGGTGGTGCATGGTTGTCGTCAGCTCGTGTCGTGAGATGTTGGGTTAAGTCCCGCAACGAGCGCAACCCTTGTCAATAGTTGCCAGCAGTAAGATGGGCACTCTATTGAGACTGCCGTGGATAACACGGAGGAAGGTGGGGATGACGTCAAATCATCATGCCCCTTATGTTCTGGGCTACACACGTGCTACAATGGCTGGTACAGAGAGACGCAAGACCGTGAGGTGGAGCAAATCTCCAAAACCAGTCCCAGTTCGGATTGTAGGCTGCAACTCGCCTACATGAAGTTGGAGTTGCTAGTAATCGCAGATCAGAATGCTGCGGTGAATGCGTTCCCGGGTCTTGTACACACCGCCCGTCACACCATGGAAGTTGGGGGTGCCCAAAGTCGGCCAGTAAATAGGCTGCCTAAGGCAAAATCAATGACTAGGGTGAAGTCGTAACAAGGTAGCCGTATCGGAAGGTGCGGCTGGATCACCTCCTTTCTAAGGAGACTAACTTTTACACTATGAGTTTTATATGGGGAATTAGCTCAGCTGGGAGAGCACCTGCCTTGCACGCAGGGGGTCAAGGGTTCGATCCCCTTATTCTCCACCAGAACTTCAAAAGAAGTTCTAAGCGTACTTTGAAAACTGAATAATATGCAAATAAATATCAGAAGTGTTAATAACACACAAAAATAGATACGAAATCGAGGTTATCGAAAGATAACAAAAGAACAGTTAAACTAAGACAAGTCTTTTTAGAATTGTTAAGGGGAAACTACGATTTCAACCGAGAAACCAGAAGAAATGCAAGTCTTTACACAAGTGTGAATGACGAAGTTTCTTAACAAACTAAATCCTGTTTAACGCTAAACAGGTAAATTGCTGGTCAAGCAAATAAGAGCATAAGGTGAATGCCTTGGCACTAGGAGCCGATGAAGGACGTGGCAAGCTGCGAAAAGCTGCGGTGAGGAGCAAACATCCGTCAACCCGCAGATGTCCGAATGGGGGAACCCACCTATGGTAATGCGTAGGTATCCTATGATGAATAAAATAGTCATAGAGAAGGTAACCCGGGGAACTGAAACATCTAAGTACCCGGAGGAAGAGAAAGAAACATCGATTTCCTAAGTAGCGGCGAGCGAAAGGGAAAGAGGCCAAACCAGTGCTTGCACTGGGGTTGTGGACACTCATCACGTATGGCGTGTATAGTCAAAGTTGTCTGGAAAGGCAAACCGAAGAGGGTAAAAGTCCCGTAGACGAAATGCACAAGATGCAGAGTGAATCCAGAGTACCACCGGACACGTGAAACCCGGTGGGAAGCCGGGGGGCCCACCCCCCAAGCCTAAATACTACCTAGTGACCGATAGTGAACAGTACCGTGAGGGAAAGGTGAAAAGAACCCCGGGAGGGGAGTGAAATAGAACCTGAAACCTTATGCTTACAAGCAAAGGGAGCGCAAGTGACCTTGTACTTTTTGTAGAACGGGCCAACGAGTTATGGTATGTAGCAAGGTTAAGGTGCTGGAGCACTGGAGCCGTAGCGAAAGCGAGTCTGAATAGGGCGGTTAGTTGCATGCTGTAGACCCGAAACCGGGTGACCTATCCATGTGCAGGTTGAAGCGAGAGTAAAATCTCGTGGAGGACCGAACTCATGTCTGTTGAAAAAGGCTGGGATGACGTGTGGATAGCGGTGAAATTCCAATCGAACCCGGATATAGCTGGTTCTCCTCGAAATAGCTTTAGGGCTAGCCTCAAGGAAAATGATACTCGGAGGTAGAGCACTGAATGTTCTAGGGGCCTTCACCGGTTACCGAAAACTATCAAACTCCGAATGCCGAAGTATTAAACTTGGGAGTCAGACTATGTGAGATAAGTTTCATAGTCGAAAGGGAAACAGCCCAGACCAACAGCTAAGGTCCCAAAATGTAAGTTAAGTGGAAAAGGATGTGGAGCTGCATAAACAGCTAGGATGTTGGCTTAGAAGCAGCCACTCATTTAAAGAGTGCGTAATAGCTCACTAGTCGAGTGGCTCTGCGCCGAAGATAAACGGGGCTAAAACTTACTACCGAAGCTTTGGAATTATCGTAAGATAATTGGTAGAGGAGCATCGTATGCGGGCAGAAGCGAAGCCGGAAGGCTTGGTGGACTGCATACGAGAGAGAATGTTGGCATGAGTAGCGTAAGGCAGGTGAGAATCCTGTCCACCGAAAATCTAAGGTTTCCTGAGGAAGGTTCGTCCACTCAGGGTTAGTCGGGGCCTAAGCCGAGAGCGAACGCTGTAGGCGATGGACAACTGGTTGAGATTCCAGTACCACCGAAATTCGTTTGAGCGAAGTGGGGACACAGAAGGATAAGCTGAGCGCACCGTTGGTAGAGTGCGTCTAAGCGTCAAGGGAGAACAGGTAGGCAAATCCGCTTGTTCAATTCTGAGGCGTGATGGGGAGGGAAATAAAGTACCGAAGCAGCTGATTTCACACTGTCAAGAAAAGCCGCTAGCGAGAATGTAGGTGCCCGTACCGTAAACCGACACAGGTAGATGAGGAGAGAATCCTAAGGTGAGCGAGAGAACTATTGTTAAGGAACTCGGCAAAATAACCCCGTAACTTCGGGAGAAGGGGTGCCTGCGAAAGCAGGCCGCAGTGAAAAGGCCCAGGCGACTGTTTACCAAAAACACAGGTCTCTGCAAAAGCGAAAGCTGAAGTATAGGGGCTGACGCCTGCCCGGTGCTGGAAGGTTAAGGGGACTGCTTAGGGTAACCGAAGGCATGAACTTAAGCCCCAGTAAACGGCGGCCGTAACTATAACGGTCCTAAGGTAGCGAAATTCCTTGTCGGGTAAGTTCCGACCCGCACGAAAGGCGTAACGATCTGGGCACTGTCTCAACAATAGA
The genomic region above belongs to Aminipila butyrica and contains:
- a CDS encoding phosphate propanoyltransferase — protein: MDKSEAVLKLLLEAVQSSIAGQAQQESNEIPVGVSNRHIHLSQSDLNSLFGEGCQLTKMKELSQPGQYACKETVTICGPKGAIEKVRVLGPVRSKTQVEVLTGDCFKLGVPAQARLSGELTGTPGITIIGPKGSVQTTEGLIVAQRHIHMTPADAQRFGVADGQTVSIKAGGPKGGIYSNVAVRANDASALECHLDTEEANAMGLGSSAKITIVK
- the eutM gene encoding ethanolamine utilization microcompartment protein EutM, giving the protein MKYDALGMIETKGLVGSIEAADAMVKAANVTLIGKEFVGGGLVTVMVRGDVGAVKAATDAGAAAAQRVGELISVHVIPRPHAEVETILPAVKEK